One part of the Deinococcus aquaedulcis genome encodes these proteins:
- a CDS encoding lytic transglycosylase domain-containing protein — MKLKSACLSIMVMVSSGQACGYVPVHLLDWTRYYADAYRVNRQLLLSVLWTENQFCNRTSPKGALGIAQIMPGTAKDLGVNPLDPVQAIHGAAKYLHQLHGQLGSWKLAVAGYNAGPGAVQRAGGIPDNGETPQYVEKVKAYYRFFAAAPAYR, encoded by the coding sequence ATGAAGCTCAAGTCGGCATGCCTTTCAATTATGGTGATGGTGAGTTCTGGGCAGGCCTGTGGGTATGTGCCGGTGCACCTGCTGGACTGGACGCGGTACTACGCCGATGCGTACCGGGTGAACCGGCAGCTGCTGCTCAGCGTGCTGTGGACGGAGAACCAGTTCTGCAACCGCACCAGTCCGAAAGGGGCGCTGGGGATTGCGCAGATCATGCCGGGCACCGCAAAGGACTTGGGGGTGAACCCGCTTGATCCGGTGCAGGCGATCCACGGGGCGGCGAAGTACCTGCACCAGCTGCACGGGCAACTGGGGAGCTGGAAACTGGCGGTGGCTGGGTACAATGCAGGTCCAGGTGCGGTGCAGCGTGCGGGGGGTATCCCCGACAATGGGGAGACGCCTCAGTACGTGGAGAAGGTTAAGGCGTATTACCGCTTCTTCGCCGCGGCGCCTGCTTACCGATGA
- a CDS encoding HNH endonuclease signature motif containing protein, giving the protein MTDDAPKKSWYKRVWNHERECQEYEHRVVAQQLLGRPLEPGEVVHHLNGDRSDNRPENLRVLPSQAHHMMLEHRERKRKQGLEPLFELEG; this is encoded by the coding sequence ATGACCGATGACGCCCCCAAGAAGAGCTGGTATAAGCGGGTCTGGAATCACGAGCGGGAGTGTCAGGAGTATGAGCACCGGGTCGTGGCGCAGCAGCTGCTTGGGCGGCCGCTCGAGCCGGGTGAAGTGGTGCACCACCTGAACGGCGACCGGAGTGATAACCGGCCGGAGAACCTGCGTGTGCTGCCCAGCCAGGCGCACCACATGATGCTGGAGCACCGGGAACGTAAACGGAAGCAAGGCCTGGAACCGCTGTTTGAGTTGGAGGGTTGA